The stretch of DNA AGATTGCGCAGCGGGCGAAGATGAAGCGCATCAAGGAGGTGGCGGAGGGGTTAGGGATACCGGAAGAGGCTCTGGAGCCCTATGGGCATTACAAGGCGAAGGTATCGCTCG from Pelomicrobium methylotrophicum encodes:
- a CDS encoding formate--tetrahydrofolate ligase, whose protein sequence is MLSDIEIAQRAKMKRIKEVAEGLGIPEEALEPYGHYKAKVSL